From Persicobacter psychrovividus, one genomic window encodes:
- a CDS encoding Fic family protein, producing the protein MNANEYELIEVPRLKYNHQDWPNFTFDPQKVYMLLADVMEHYGAVKGRFTDSSLEITNEVITKMMADEIVSSAEIEGEYLKEQDAIASIKKTLFDKHSEDKRYRNTDGFAEALIDAVSDFDAPLTRDRLFHWHRLLFPDQKDGHGQSMNVGAFTKDRMVIQSGEDQVIYMAPPVERINMEMNMFLSWFNANAQMPAFIKAGIAHLYFEIIHPFEDGNGRIGRLLIDRILAQHDRSSLRLLGMSSFLKQNQKEYYQQLNYHSKGNLDATDFVLWFLNATKAALEMTSEKLDQILIKERFWRQFRGMSLNDRQRKILELLLSGEFVGDLTAQKWTKLGKCSLDTALRDIDYLVEKGALKPLTDGQRKQKFGLGV; encoded by the coding sequence ATGAACGCAAATGAATACGAATTGATCGAGGTCCCACGTCTTAAATACAACCATCAAGATTGGCCAAATTTCACTTTCGATCCGCAGAAGGTTTATATGCTTTTGGCGGATGTAATGGAACATTATGGAGCGGTAAAAGGGCGTTTTACAGACAGTTCTCTTGAAATTACCAATGAGGTGATCACTAAAATGATGGCCGATGAAATTGTGAGTTCTGCCGAAATTGAGGGGGAGTACCTAAAGGAGCAGGATGCAATTGCTTCGATCAAAAAGACTTTGTTTGATAAGCATTCAGAGGATAAGCGCTACCGAAACACGGATGGTTTTGCGGAGGCTTTGATTGATGCTGTTTCGGATTTTGATGCACCTTTGACCCGTGATCGCCTTTTTCATTGGCATCGTTTATTGTTTCCGGATCAAAAAGATGGACACGGGCAGTCGATGAATGTTGGCGCATTTACCAAAGATCGAATGGTGATTCAGTCTGGAGAGGATCAGGTGATTTACATGGCGCCACCGGTGGAACGCATCAATATGGAGATGAACATGTTTCTTTCGTGGTTCAATGCCAATGCCCAAATGCCCGCATTCATCAAGGCGGGTATCGCTCACCTTTATTTCGAAATCATTCATCCATTTGAAGATGGAAATGGCCGAATTGGTCGATTGCTGATTGACAGGATTTTGGCTCAGCATGATCGTAGCTCATTGCGCTTACTGGGCATGTCTTCTTTTCTGAAGCAAAACCAAAAGGAGTATTACCAGCAGCTAAACTATCATTCAAAAGGCAATTTGGACGCTACTGATTTCGTGCTTTGGTTTTTGAATGCAACCAAAGCAGCTTTGGAAATGACTTCTGAAAAGTTGGATCAAATCCTGATTAAAGAAAGATTCTGGCGACAGTTCAGAGGCATGAGTCTTAACGACCGACAACGCAAAATTTTGGAGCTATTACTCTCAGGTGAATTCGTCGGAGACCTCACCGCTCAAAAGTGGACCAAGTTAGGAAAGTGTTCATTGGATACCGCTTTGCGAGATATTGACTATTTGGTCGAGAAAGGAGCATTGAAACCACTGACCGATGGACAGCGAAAGCAGAAATTTGGTTTGGGGGTTTAG
- a CDS encoding RloB family protein, with amino-acid sequence MGRSNRKVRKAKPKYSIIVDGETEIWYLQMLKQHENLRHIDIKPELPKKKKMADQYDLVMVNSRIYDQVIWLIDLDVILKEQREWENKSAKQSPSPQQEFKQYYREISGLENVHIFVNTPCLEFWYLLHLRETSRYFSDYANVVKLFKGSVLEGYEKSERYYKQGRLDLYLKLQPEQVTANNRATSLGNFDIQEMSQAKSEMFRLLEVIRSI; translated from the coding sequence ATGGGCAGATCAAATAGGAAAGTTCGAAAGGCAAAACCGAAATATTCTATCATAGTCGATGGAGAAACTGAAATATGGTACCTCCAAATGCTCAAACAGCATGAAAATCTTCGACATATAGATATCAAACCTGAGCTCCCCAAAAAGAAAAAAATGGCGGATCAATATGATTTAGTCATGGTCAATTCAAGGATCTATGACCAGGTGATTTGGCTCATTGACCTGGATGTCATACTAAAAGAACAACGAGAATGGGAGAATAAGTCGGCAAAACAGTCGCCTTCACCTCAACAGGAATTTAAGCAGTATTACCGTGAGATTTCAGGGTTGGAGAATGTACATATTTTTGTGAATACGCCTTGCTTGGAGTTTTGGTATTTGTTGCACCTCAGGGAAACAAGCCGATATTTTAGTGATTATGCGAACGTAGTCAAATTATTTAAGGGTTCGGTATTGGAAGGCTATGAAAAGTCAGAGCGATATTACAAACAAGGACGTTTAGATTTATATCTAAAACTCCAACCAGAGCAAGTTACGGCGAATAACAGAGCTACAAGCTTGGGGAATTTTGATATTCAAGAAATGAGCCAAGCAAAGAGCGAAATGTTTCGATTATTGGAAGTCATCCGGTCGATTTGA
- a CDS encoding type IV toxin-antitoxin system AbiEi family antitoxin, with protein MNISHTKSLFSYFQKEYGLRLSSTKKGIKSEHPAFSLGFTDNPNGQAGTLYYNDRIPKAKQEALRKVGQSYLDAKGNLFVRHEQVLIHIEGKRALPEHLQPKEEIFTKSGMSVVFCLLVIGDDAPKMSQRDLSEVANVSLGAVNKCLKALSQEGYIKSKRLLHIEKLRNLWVLQYASFKNKLVQTLDSYSLPKEQKTEGAGTLFLFGGEDGAEIHTQNLTPEQHTLYALADKVEVMRKLKLRPRQEPQQANLQLLIPFWNHDLLKTYIEGTQTTVPLLLIYADLLQSKEPRNTEVAEHQIKPLLS; from the coding sequence ATGAACATTTCGCATACCAAATCCCTTTTCAGCTATTTCCAAAAAGAATATGGTTTGAGGCTTTCTTCCACTAAAAAAGGAATAAAAAGTGAGCATCCCGCCTTTTCATTGGGCTTTACCGATAATCCTAATGGGCAGGCTGGAACGCTGTATTATAACGACCGCATTCCCAAGGCTAAACAGGAGGCTTTGCGCAAAGTAGGGCAGTCTTATTTGGATGCCAAAGGGAATTTGTTTGTGCGTCATGAACAGGTTTTGATTCATATAGAAGGCAAGCGAGCGTTGCCTGAACATTTACAGCCTAAAGAAGAAATCTTTACCAAGAGTGGAATGTCGGTGGTTTTCTGCCTGTTGGTCATCGGCGATGATGCACCCAAGATGAGTCAAAGGGACCTTTCTGAGGTAGCCAATGTATCTTTGGGGGCGGTGAACAAATGCCTGAAAGCACTGAGTCAAGAAGGATATATCAAATCCAAAAGACTGTTGCACATTGAAAAATTAAGGAACCTATGGGTGCTTCAATATGCTTCATTCAAAAATAAACTGGTGCAAACATTGGATTCTTATAGCCTTCCGAAAGAGCAGAAAACCGAGGGTGCAGGAACATTATTCTTGTTTGGCGGGGAAGATGGTGCAGAAATCCATACTCAAAATTTAACACCTGAACAGCACACCCTTTATGCTTTGGCGGATAAGGTAGAAGTCATGCGCAAACTGAAATTGCGTCCACGGCAGGAGCCACAACAGGCGAACCTGCAATTGCTGATCCCTTTTTGGAATCATGATTTATTGAAAACCTACATAGAGGGTACCCAAACAACGGTCCCCTTGCTGTTGATCTATGCAGATCTTCTACAAAGCAAGGAGCCAAGAAATACAGAAGTTGCCGAGCATCAAATTAAGCCCTTGTTGTCATGA
- the cas9 gene encoding type II CRISPR RNA-guided endonuclease Cas9 (Cas9, originally named Csn1, is the large, multifunctional signature protein of type II CRISPR/Cas systems. It is well known even to general audiences because its RNA-guided endonuclease activity has made it a popular tool for custom editing of eukaryotic genomes.) codes for MSNSSKKILGLSIETEHIGWAFVEKQTNDEYKIIGAGVRVVNLDPEEIIKFKRGVAFSKNQVRTNHRLERRRLDRFQQRKSQLAIILKSLNMAPTEEQVLRMDKLPLWELRAKAATEKLPLSEIGRVFMHLIQRRGYADNGKEFSGNNSEFIAQMKDWHQRILRERQTVGQYFYERMLRDQHFQVRGIILPRAAYEQEFDSIWNTQKTYYPEIFNKINYRKIKEETLFYQRPLKAKRDPLLICKLEGKQQGDKWIGPKVAPLSSPIYQVARLWESINDLRITNREGHCLTLDQEQRQAIFEAGMTAKKLTAKKIQSILKLSPEQGWSLGHAIDRGGLEGFPIYVMLNDILRLNERKGEILSFHYSVETIENNRKQVSNKFEHTPLFRLWHIIYSLPQKHAQAKILKDLPVSEHEAEALSKLNLFDMGYGDKSVKAIRKTLPYLMEGNTAAESLKKAGYNTFPEHNYQEVETELLDKLELVPQGALLQPVLEKVMNQLIHQLNSFLGDDRFGRPDEIIFEVGRELKQSLRERQNAYRHAEQVKKEKEHIRDILEQDGIPGTLRNIEKYQLWEEFGGFSPIALNKEIAIDELFREGAYEVLPISLGAKIDQGFNNKMLVPTKERFGENRADHTVYGYMKQKGEKIFLEYIEFIKAYSRKISPTKHKRFLQKYPDEGSYFIEFRLKEHKYFVQKTKEVLGKVCHQVHSTDAAITTFLKKEWGLDNLIKGLNISRFQQADLTKTVKKQHNEYEDIISWKKREDRRYFALNAMTVAGTSHQHLLLIGANTGSGKSSYFFKLPFASKASMEDRLKEVIVSKKVGKRVTVNGLRKVNGRTVQSDIVVPRGILSEESIYGKNKSRSSRLVSLNAKMTLEVAETIIDREVRTVVLEHLANFNNDPKTAFKGYRKNPIKHPRYEQFIDKVEIEIWEEEYVIKRPLQFLTKAQLPKIIDHRLRELITQKHKEEGNRFFSNANGQKPLYQNEEQKIPIKTVKCFTGISDAEPINVYDHPNDIHYQKYVVPGNNHHIALYQDKKGKLHEHVVSFWQAVSRKRFGLPVVIKDPQQLWEAVENRTDIDPAVLEKLPPDPEWEYVTDLQQGDAFVFDMTLQDLKEAIDKDKKQLIAPNLFFVRKLARSNYWFNHQYEVQARESVSDKLVGRARFGSKGTIKDAIKVKISRLGDIRIIK; via the coding sequence ATGTCTAATTCCTCAAAAAAAATCTTAGGACTTTCCATTGAAACGGAGCATATCGGTTGGGCTTTTGTAGAGAAGCAAACCAATGATGAGTACAAAATAATTGGAGCAGGTGTTCGGGTGGTGAATTTGGATCCGGAGGAGATCATTAAATTTAAGCGGGGTGTTGCCTTTTCCAAAAATCAAGTCCGGACAAATCATAGGCTGGAAAGGAGAAGACTGGATCGGTTTCAGCAACGTAAATCTCAGTTGGCTATTATTTTGAAGTCACTGAATATGGCGCCAACAGAAGAGCAGGTGCTTCGGATGGATAAACTTCCATTGTGGGAGCTTCGAGCCAAAGCGGCTACGGAAAAGTTACCTTTGTCTGAAATTGGTCGTGTTTTCATGCATCTTATCCAAAGAAGAGGGTACGCCGATAATGGAAAAGAATTCTCCGGAAATAACTCAGAATTTATTGCTCAAATGAAAGATTGGCATCAGCGGATACTGAGGGAGAGACAGACGGTTGGGCAATATTTTTATGAGCGAATGCTTAGGGACCAACACTTTCAAGTTAGGGGAATTATTCTTCCAAGGGCGGCATACGAACAAGAATTTGATTCTATTTGGAACACGCAAAAAACTTACTATCCTGAAATTTTCAATAAAATCAATTATCGCAAAATAAAGGAAGAAACCCTTTTCTATCAGCGTCCATTAAAGGCAAAAAGGGATCCTTTGCTGATCTGTAAGTTGGAAGGAAAGCAACAAGGCGATAAATGGATTGGACCGAAAGTAGCTCCTTTGAGTAGTCCAATTTATCAGGTGGCTCGTTTATGGGAAAGTATCAATGACCTTCGAATTACCAATAGAGAAGGGCATTGTTTGACATTAGATCAAGAGCAGCGTCAAGCCATTTTTGAGGCGGGGATGACTGCAAAGAAACTAACGGCTAAGAAGATACAGTCTATTTTGAAGTTGAGCCCTGAACAGGGATGGTCGTTGGGACACGCTATTGATCGTGGTGGCTTGGAGGGCTTTCCAATTTATGTCATGTTAAATGATATTCTTCGGTTGAATGAACGCAAAGGTGAAATTTTGAGCTTTCATTATAGCGTAGAAACCATAGAGAATAACCGAAAGCAGGTCTCAAATAAATTTGAACATACTCCCCTGTTCAGGCTATGGCATATTATTTATTCCTTACCTCAAAAACATGCTCAGGCAAAGATTTTAAAAGATTTACCCGTGAGCGAGCACGAAGCTGAAGCATTGTCCAAGCTCAACCTTTTTGATATGGGCTATGGGGATAAAAGCGTGAAAGCAATAAGAAAGACCCTTCCTTATTTGATGGAAGGAAATACTGCTGCTGAATCCCTAAAAAAAGCAGGGTACAATACTTTTCCTGAGCATAATTATCAAGAAGTAGAAACTGAATTGTTGGATAAGTTGGAGCTGGTACCACAAGGAGCTTTGTTGCAACCAGTGCTTGAAAAGGTGATGAATCAATTGATCCACCAGCTCAATTCATTCCTTGGTGATGATCGTTTTGGGAGGCCTGATGAGATAATCTTTGAAGTGGGGAGAGAGTTAAAGCAAAGTCTTCGGGAACGGCAAAATGCTTACCGACACGCTGAACAAGTAAAAAAAGAAAAGGAGCACATTCGTGATATTCTTGAGCAGGATGGAATACCTGGGACGCTTCGAAATATTGAAAAATACCAGCTATGGGAAGAGTTCGGCGGTTTTTCTCCTATTGCCCTAAACAAGGAGATTGCTATTGACGAATTATTTAGAGAGGGAGCTTACGAGGTCTTACCGATTTCATTGGGGGCAAAAATTGATCAGGGATTCAATAATAAAATGCTTGTCCCTACTAAGGAACGGTTCGGTGAAAACCGTGCTGACCATACTGTTTATGGATATATGAAGCAAAAAGGGGAAAAGATTTTTTTGGAATATATTGAGTTCATAAAGGCATACAGTCGAAAGATCAGCCCGACCAAACATAAGCGGTTTCTTCAAAAGTACCCTGATGAGGGATCGTATTTTATTGAATTTAGACTAAAGGAGCACAAATATTTTGTTCAAAAGACCAAAGAAGTTTTAGGTAAAGTATGTCATCAGGTACATAGTACAGATGCCGCTATAACTACCTTTTTGAAGAAAGAGTGGGGACTTGATAACCTCATTAAAGGGCTAAATATTAGCCGCTTTCAGCAGGCAGACTTAACGAAAACGGTAAAAAAGCAACATAATGAATATGAGGATATTATCTCTTGGAAAAAAAGAGAGGATAGAAGGTATTTTGCACTCAATGCCATGACGGTAGCAGGCACCAGCCACCAGCACCTTTTATTGATAGGTGCAAATACTGGTAGTGGGAAATCAAGTTACTTTTTCAAACTTCCTTTTGCTTCGAAGGCATCGATGGAGGATCGTCTGAAGGAAGTTATTGTCAGTAAGAAAGTTGGGAAAAGGGTTACTGTTAATGGGCTTCGAAAGGTGAATGGTCGGACAGTACAAAGCGATATTGTTGTTCCTCGTGGTATATTGTCTGAGGAGTCGATATATGGTAAAAATAAGTCCCGTAGTTCACGGTTGGTTTCATTAAATGCTAAAATGACCTTGGAAGTGGCTGAAACGATTATTGATCGTGAAGTTCGTACCGTGGTACTGGAGCATCTGGCTAATTTTAACAATGATCCTAAAACAGCTTTTAAGGGGTATCGGAAGAACCCCATCAAACACCCCAGGTATGAACAGTTCATCGATAAGGTCGAGATCGAAATTTGGGAGGAGGAATATGTGATTAAAAGACCACTACAATTCTTAACCAAGGCTCAATTGCCTAAAATCATAGATCATCGTCTTCGTGAGTTGATTACACAAAAGCATAAGGAAGAAGGAAATCGTTTTTTCTCTAATGCCAATGGGCAAAAACCATTGTACCAGAATGAAGAACAGAAAATTCCGATCAAGACGGTCAAATGCTTTACAGGCATATCGGACGCTGAACCGATAAATGTTTACGACCATCCTAATGACATACATTATCAGAAGTATGTTGTTCCTGGGAATAATCATCACATTGCTTTGTATCAAGATAAAAAAGGCAAACTGCATGAGCATGTAGTAAGCTTTTGGCAAGCAGTCAGTAGAAAAAGGTTCGGCTTACCAGTGGTCATTAAAGATCCTCAGCAGTTGTGGGAAGCAGTGGAAAATCGAACGGATATAGATCCTGCTGTATTAGAAAAGCTTCCGCCAGATCCAGAATGGGAATACGTTACGGATCTTCAGCAAGGGGATGCCTTTGTTTTTGATATGACCTTACAGGACCTAAAAGAGGCGATTGATAAAGATAAAAAACAGCTTATAGCCCCAAACCTGTTTTTTGTAAGAAAATTGGCAAGGAGCAACTATTGGTTCAATCATCAATACGAAGTTCAAGCGAGAGAATCGGTAAGCGATAAGCTGGTTGGCCGGGCAAGGTTTGGCTCCAAAGGAACAATCAAAGATGCGATCAAAGTGAAAATATCGCGTTTAGGGGATATTCGGATCATAAAATAG
- a CDS encoding recombinase family protein translates to MKAIIYSRVSTKEQSTTRQVQELKAVPGFEVEKVFHEKISGFTKTASERPALGRALAYLKAHSEINCLMVHEISRLGRNTLDVLSLIEQLRLEGIKIYIHNLGLTINTGDAKEEAFSKLIITLMADLARLESEQMSYRIKSGIRARKEKGLHTGRKVGSKESDEKFLSKHADIVKYLKKGFSYREIQRLCKCSPNTVQKVARLVRGE, encoded by the coding sequence ATGAAAGCCATCATCTACTCCCGTGTATCCACCAAGGAACAATCCACTACCCGCCAGGTGCAGGAGCTCAAAGCCGTGCCCGGCTTCGAAGTCGAAAAGGTCTTTCATGAAAAGATCAGCGGTTTCACCAAGACGGCATCCGAACGCCCAGCTTTAGGCAGGGCACTCGCCTACTTGAAAGCGCATTCGGAAATCAACTGCCTGATGGTCCACGAGATTTCGCGACTTGGGAGAAATACACTTGATGTACTTTCACTGATCGAGCAGTTGAGATTAGAAGGAATAAAAATCTACATTCACAATCTTGGACTAACGATCAATACCGGCGATGCTAAAGAAGAGGCATTTTCAAAACTCATCATCACGCTAATGGCAGACCTTGCTCGCCTCGAAAGCGAGCAGATGTCCTACCGGATCAAAAGTGGTATTCGTGCCCGAAAAGAAAAAGGCTTGCACACGGGACGGAAGGTTGGCAGTAAAGAGTCTGATGAAAAGTTTTTGTCCAAACACGCTGATATTGTCAAGTACCTGAAAAAGGGTTTTTCTTATCGAGAGATTCAGCGGTTGTGTAAGTGTTCACCGAATACGGTGCAGAAGGTGGCGAGGTTGGTGAGAGGGGAATAG
- a CDS encoding ATP-binding protein, translated as MIVNFKFSNFKAVKEEVCLSFEATKSEELEDYYVCKKGNKRILKMALIFGANASGKTTILEALEFVRQLVLDPLDTKDSLIDFSPFLLDQTSRNQPSNFSLEFVYKDVRYLYELEVNTSAVLAETLYFFSPNKAKVFSRTTDVDKKLAKITFGSKVKVSSEYKNSLVANTLWNNTVLGAYLKTNFDAPELQNVHDWFKHALKPIVLPSTDLFSYITKRIEAGQIQADRLITILQKADFNISEIRLEKQEIEVTDDLLQFMKLNLPGQVVEDLKGQKKINNTRLFFDHQIEGKTYPLAYEQESRGTQRYYQFSGILEMMTRTASIFPIDEIASSLHPDLLKFFLLTFLTNSEDAQLIATTHNRELFLEKDLLRNDTIWFTEKEENSGAVDLYALDDFGSETIRNTSSVYNAYKIGKLGATPQLNDYFLNFEDGQIK; from the coding sequence ATGATTGTAAACTTTAAATTTTCGAACTTTAAAGCGGTTAAGGAGGAGGTATGTCTTTCGTTTGAAGCTACCAAATCTGAAGAGCTGGAAGACTATTATGTATGTAAGAAAGGAAATAAGCGTATCTTAAAGATGGCTTTGATCTTTGGGGCTAATGCCTCAGGTAAGACCACTATTTTGGAAGCTTTGGAATTTGTTCGCCAACTGGTATTGGATCCTTTAGATACAAAAGACAGCCTCATTGATTTTAGCCCTTTTTTATTAGATCAGACAAGTAGAAACCAACCTTCTAACTTTAGTTTAGAATTTGTATATAAGGATGTTCGATATTTGTACGAGTTGGAGGTGAACACTTCGGCTGTATTGGCTGAAACACTTTATTTCTTCTCTCCGAACAAAGCCAAGGTTTTTTCCAGAACAACGGATGTAGATAAAAAATTGGCCAAGATTACTTTCGGCTCCAAGGTCAAAGTTAGTAGTGAGTATAAGAACAGCCTGGTCGCTAATACACTTTGGAATAATACTGTGCTTGGGGCATATTTAAAGACCAATTTCGATGCACCGGAACTTCAGAATGTACATGACTGGTTTAAGCATGCATTAAAACCGATTGTCCTTCCTTCAACTGATCTATTTTCTTACATCACAAAAAGAATTGAAGCGGGGCAGATTCAAGCTGATCGATTAATAACGATCCTTCAAAAAGCCGATTTTAATATTTCTGAAATCCGTTTGGAGAAGCAGGAAATAGAGGTAACCGATGATTTGCTTCAGTTTATGAAGTTGAATTTACCAGGACAGGTTGTTGAGGACTTGAAAGGTCAAAAAAAGATCAATAACACTCGGTTGTTTTTTGATCATCAAATCGAAGGAAAAACTTACCCACTTGCTTACGAGCAAGAATCCCGAGGCACGCAAAGATATTATCAGTTCAGTGGAATATTAGAAATGATGACACGCACCGCTTCTATTTTTCCCATTGATGAAATCGCGTCTTCCTTGCACCCCGATTTGCTTAAATTCTTTTTATTAACCTTCCTTACGAACAGTGAAGATGCTCAGTTAATCGCCACTACTCATAATAGGGAGTTGTTTTTAGAGAAAGATTTGCTACGGAATGACACCATTTGGTTTACCGAGAAGGAAGAAAATTCTGGAGCGGTGGATTTGTACGCACTGGATGATTTTGGTTCGGAAACTATTCGTAATACCAGCTCAGTGTATAATGCCTATAAAATCGGGAAGCTCGGTGCTACCCCTCAATTGAATGACTATTTTTTAAATTTCGAGGATGGGCAGATCAAATAG
- a CDS encoding helix-turn-helix domain-containing protein, translated as MSERSQVSRQTLSKLTNRKSNASYKTIHAIEKLLGFILMVII; from the coding sequence ATGTCGGAGCGTTCGCAGGTGTCCCGCCAAACGCTGAGCAAATTGACCAACCGTAAATCAAACGCTTCTTACAAGACCATTCATGCGATTGAGAAATTGCTGGGATTTATTTTAATGGTAATTATATAA